In a single window of the Sesamum indicum cultivar Zhongzhi No. 13 linkage group LG16, S_indicum_v1.0, whole genome shotgun sequence genome:
- the LOC105178623 gene encoding leucine-rich repeat extensin-like protein 4: MIISYPSSLLPARILVVLLLVGYATSAHHHHNNHVSKNATNQILQQAYVALQAWKRVIYSDPMNFTSNWDGPNVCNYTGVYCAPHLNDTNVLVVAGIDLNHADIAGFLPDELGLLSELALLHLNSNRFCGILPPTLSNLSLLFELDISNNRFVGPFPSVVLSLPSLYYLDIRFNEFEGQLPPQLFNKKLDAIFLNNNRFTSIIPPNLGPSTASVVVFANNGFGGCLPPSIAKFANTLEELLLINTSISGCLPTEVGFLYKLRVLDVSFNQIVGPIPYSLAGLAHLELLNLAHNKLSGIVPDGVCVLPNLANFTFSYNFFCEEEGICSNLTSKGIVFDDRRNCLPEKPLQRSKKECEAERPVDCFDHVCGKSTSSSAASYHIPLSSTPPP, translated from the coding sequence atgataatttcataccctTCGTCCCTCCTACCAGCCCGCATTTTAGTCGTCTTGCTACTCGTTGGCTATGCAACGAGCGCACACCACCACCACAACAACCATGTGAGCAAGAATGCTACAAACCAAATCCTCCAACAAGCCTACGTTGCTCTCCAGGCTTGGAAACGTGTCATCTACTCTGATCCAATGAACTTCACTTCTAACTGGGACGGCCCTAACGTATGCAATTACACTGGAGTCTATTGTGCGCCACATCTCAATGACACGAACGTTCTTGTGGTTGCGGGCATTGACCTCAACCATGCTGACATAGCCGGCTTTCTGCCTGATGAGTTAGGCCTCCTCTCTGAACTTGCTTTGCTTCATTTGAACAGCAACCGTTTCTGTGGAATCCTCCCCCCAACTCTATCAAACCTTTCTTTGCTCTTTGAGCTTGATATCAGCAATAATAGATTTGTAGGGCCTTTCCCATCTGTAGTGCTCTCTCTGCCTTCACTATATTACCTAGACATTCGTTTCAACGAGTTTGAAGGGCAGTTGCCACCTCaacttttcaacaaaaaactcGACGCTATATTCCTCAATAACAATCGCTTCACCTCTATAATACCGCCAAATTTAGGCCCAAGCACTGCTTCTGTTGTGGTTTTCGCCAACAACGGTTTTGGAGGATGCCTCCCTCCAAGCATAGCCAAATTTGCAAACACTTTAGAAGAATTGCTGCTGATAAACACGAGTATATCGGGCTGTTTACCAACTGAGGTAGGATTTCTTTACAAACTAAGAGTACTCGACGTGAGCTTCAACCAAATAGTCGGTCCAATACCGTATAGCCTTGCAGGTTTAGCTCACCTGGAGCTACTAAACTTAGCCCATAACAAGTTGAGTGGAATAGTGCCGGACGGAGTATGTGTTTTGCCTAACTTGGCAAATTTCACCTTCTCTTACAACTTCTTCTGTGAGGAGGAGGGCATCTGTAGCAATTTAACTTCAAAAGGGATTGTCTTCGATGATCGTAGAAACTGTCTGCCAGAAAAGCCACTCCAAAGGAGTAAGAAGGAATGTGAGGCTGAGAGGCCTGTTGATTGCTTTGATCATGTTTGCGGCAAGTCTACCAGTAGTTCTGCTGCTTCTTACCACATCCCTTTGTCCTCAACTCCTCCTCCTTAA
- the LOC105178548 gene encoding NDR1/HIN1-like protein 13: MTASTTQHVMLPGSRNPGSTGAPIYHHDVPGYSSNYRKKSGGKNCFRCICCCCCCLLLLIFSLAILTFFLYNMYKPKVPSYNIEDLQVKSFDLQPDSILKTEILVNVKADNPNSHIGFTYGNDSSVDVVYSDTNLCTGKLPYFYQGHENTTLMMIDLVGESELGSGVQEDFAQRQKEGKIPLLVKVKVPLRIVIGNMPLRQFKVFLNCSLVVDNLTPNKKVGVLSSNTTLYFEF, translated from the coding sequence ATGACTGCATCTACAACCCAACACGTTATGCTCCCAGGAAGCCGGAATCCAGGCAGCACCGGGGCTCCTATCTACCATCACGATGTCCCTGGATACAGCTCCAATTACCGAAAGAAGTCGGGAGGAAAAAACTGCTTTAGGTGCATTTGTTGCTGTTGTTGCTGCCTCTTGCTACTCATTTTCAGTCTTGCCATCCTTACTTTCTTTCTGTACAACATGTACAAGCCAAAAGTCCCTTCATACAATATAGAGGACCTTCAGGTCAAATCCTTTGATCTACAGCCTGACTCCATCCTCAAAACTGAGATTTTGGTAAATGTCAAAGCTGACAACCCAAATAGCCACATCGGGTTTACATATGGCAACGACAGCTCTGTTGATGTTGTCTATTCTGATACCAATCTTTGCACCGGAAAACTCCCATATTTCTATCAGGGCCACGAAAACACGACTTTAATGATGATTGATTTGGTAGGGGAAAGTGAGCTTGGATCGGGAGTTCAGGAGGATTTTGCACAACGTCAAAAGGAAGGGAAGATTCCATTGCTTGTGAAGGTAAAGGTACCCCTAAGAATCGTGATTGGAAACATGCCACTCAGGCAATTCAAGGTTTTTCTCAATTGTTCTCTTGTAGTTGATAACCTGACTCCAAACAAGAAAGTTGGGGTCCTATCAAGTAACACTACACTTTATTTTGAGTTCTGA